One stretch of Armigeres subalbatus isolate Guangzhou_Male chromosome 2, GZ_Asu_2, whole genome shotgun sequence DNA includes these proteins:
- the LOC134208709 gene encoding transmembrane emp24 domain-containing protein 5, which yields MNASKSFTWHTTLCGALVIFGLLGGYLLQLVGSQETEQNRPWYETLPAVAMDYKVHIEAGKEDCYYQYVQPGSTFYVSFQVIRGGDGMAGFAVRNPRGEIVHPYQWQASSDYTDGSSMGGYYAVCIDNQFAKFASKMVNLYLTVIRYDEWEKYTKEIEELNVNMNNFTNTISTVERNLNSMFQHQAYSRNQEARDYALIVDNNSYVQKWSLLQIVVIVLTTSVQVYFVRKLFDVKTGNSKMGI from the exons ATGAACGCATCGAAATCCTTTACGTGGCACACGACGTTATGCGGTGCGTTGGTTATATTCGGCCTGCTCGGAGGATACCTGCTCCAGCTGGTGGGGTCACAGGAAACGGAACAGAATCGGCCCTGGTACGAGACCCTACCGGCCGTGGCCATGGACTATAAAGTGCACATCGAAGCAGGAAAGGAGGACTGCTACTACCAGTACGTGCAGCCGGGTAGCACTTTCTATGTTAGCTTTCAG GTGATTCGCGGCGGCGATGGAATGGCCGGATTTGCGGTGCGGAATCCGCGAGGTGAAATCGTACACCCATACCAGTGGCAGGCATCCAGTGATTACACAGATGGTTCCTCGATGGGAGGCTACTATGCCGTCTGTATAGACAATCAGTTTGCAAAGTTCGCCAGCAAGATGGTCAATCTGTATCTGACGGTCATTCGATACGACGAATGGGAGAAGTACACGAAGGAAATCGAAGAACTCAACGTCAACATGAACAACTTTACG AACACGATATCAACCGTGGAACGCAACCTGAATTCCATGTTCCAGCACCAGGCGTACTCGCGCAACCAGGAAGCCCGCGATTACGCGCTGATTGTCGATAACAATTCCTACGTGCAGAAGTGGTCCCTGCTGCAGATTGTGGTCATCGTCTTGACGACGTCCGTTCAGGTGTACTTTGTTCGGAAGCTTTTCGACGTTAAAACCGGCAACAGTAAAATGGGAATTTAG